The sequence below is a genomic window from Phormidium ambiguum IAM M-71.
TATTTCAACTTTAAGTAGATGGATACTTAAAGAAGTACCAATTACCAGTGCCAAAGCAATACTTGGTAAAGCTGATTTTTTAGATTTACTAAATACTCCTTTGACTTTACTAATTAAAAAAGCGCGATTTTCAGGGCAGCAGTCAGTACAACTTTCTGAAACAGCAAAAATGATTGAACGACTCGAATAAGCTTTTATAAAGTAGAGAATATTAACCTTTCCCCTTTTCCGTGAATAAATTTCGCTACATTTAATATAAGTAAATTCTTAAGCTGATAAGGTGGTAAAGATGCCAGGTCAACTGCTACTTGTCGATGATGAACCAGGATTGCGCGAAGCTGTCCAAGCTTATCTAGAAGATAGCGAGTTCAGCGTTAATGTTGCGAGTAACGCTACTGAAGGTTGGGAAAAACTACAAAGTAATCCTCCTGACTTGGTGATTACAGATATTATGATGCCCCAAGTAGATGGGTATCAATTTCTGAAACAAATGCGGGAAGATCCTCGTTTCAAATCATTACCAGTAGTATTTCTCACTGCTAGGGGAATGACTAAAGACCGCATTCAAGGATATCAAGCTGGTTGTGATGCTTATCTTTCCAAACCTTTCGATCCTGATGAGTTAGTTGCAATTGTAGAGAATTTGTTGGAACGTCGGGCATCTGGAGAAAAAGGAACAGAAGGCACAGATATTGAAGATATTGCCCGACAATTGGCAGAAATTCAACAATTATTGAAACAAAGACCTACGATCGCTCAATCGGAAACCGACATTAAAATTGATTTAACCCCCAGAGAACAAAGCGTCC
It includes:
- a CDS encoding response regulator transcription factor, yielding MPGQLLLVDDEPGLREAVQAYLEDSEFSVNVASNATEGWEKLQSNPPDLVITDIMMPQVDGYQFLKQMREDPRFKSLPVVFLTARGMTKDRIQGYQAGCDAYLSKPFDPDELVAIVENLLERRASGEKGTEGTDIEDIARQLAEIQQLLKQRPTIAQSETDIKIDLTPREQSVLDLVAQGLMNKEIARRLETSVRNVEKYVSRLFSKTGTNSRTELVRYALEHGLTK